The following are encoded together in the Acidobacteriota bacterium genome:
- a CDS encoding ATP-binding protein: MNCTNNHVIVQFMITDAIYQHRIERDRNLAAPTVPRELLRGARAEMSSPLIKVITGPRRAGKSVFAFQLLAGQNFAYINLDDERLVGQRDFDEIMKALVTVYGPVTSLLFDEIQNFPSWELVVNRLHRQGYAIVVTGSNAHLLSRELGTHLTGRHVEFRILPFSFREYCLARGETARQGMPDPEAVMLHRFGQYLETGGYPEVVIGGVQAKSYLATLFESVLFKDVVKRYRVKYPRKLHELALYLTSNHSSEYTFNAIRGALGFRSVHTVENYTAYLAESYLFFSVERYSPKLKELFKAPRKAYSIDLGLIDAVKFKSLPDRGRLLENLVALELLRRGNRFYSYKSAGSRECDFVVREGNTTAELIQVAYETPSPKTFKRELTGLAAAARDLSCDRLTCLTWNETWERRIDRWKVKAQPVWRWLMESRDTGPPEA, translated from the coding sequence TTGAACTGCACAAATAATCATGTTATTGTGCAGTTCATGATCACTGATGCGATATATCAACACAGAATCGAACGGGACCGGAATCTCGCCGCTCCCACTGTTCCGAGAGAGTTACTCCGCGGTGCGCGGGCGGAGATGTCCAGTCCGCTGATCAAGGTCATCACGGGTCCGCGACGGGCCGGCAAGTCGGTTTTTGCGTTTCAACTGCTTGCCGGTCAGAATTTTGCTTACATCAACCTTGACGATGAACGCCTGGTCGGCCAGCGGGATTTCGACGAGATCATGAAGGCCCTGGTGACGGTCTACGGCCCCGTCACTTCCCTGCTTTTCGACGAGATCCAGAATTTCCCCAGCTGGGAGTTGGTCGTGAACCGCCTTCACCGGCAAGGGTATGCCATCGTCGTCACCGGCTCCAACGCCCACCTTCTCAGCCGCGAACTCGGCACCCATCTCACGGGACGGCATGTGGAATTCCGGATTCTGCCGTTCTCTTTCCGGGAGTACTGTCTCGCCCGGGGAGAAACCGCAAGGCAGGGCATGCCCGATCCCGAAGCCGTGATGCTCCATCGCTTCGGCCAATACCTCGAAACCGGCGGTTACCCCGAAGTCGTCATCGGGGGGGTACAGGCAAAGAGCTATCTCGCCACCCTTTTCGAAAGCGTCCTTTTCAAGGATGTTGTTAAGCGGTACCGGGTCAAATACCCGCGGAAACTCCATGAACTGGCTCTCTACCTCACCTCCAATCACTCCAGCGAGTACACGTTCAATGCCATCAGAGGGGCTCTTGGTTTCCGAAGTGTTCATACCGTGGAGAACTACACCGCCTACCTGGCGGAGTCATACCTCTTCTTTTCGGTGGAGCGTTACTCCCCGAAGCTTAAGGAGCTGTTCAAGGCTCCCCGAAAAGCGTATTCCATAGACCTCGGCCTGATCGATGCCGTCAAGTTCAAGAGTCTGCCGGACCGGGGCCGACTGCTGGAAAACCTGGTTGCCCTGGAACTGCTCCGCCGGGGAAACCGCTTCTATTCCTACAAATCCGCCGGCAGCAGGGAGTGCGACTTCGTCGTCCGCGAGGGGAACACAACGGCCGAACTGATCCAGGTGGCTTATGAGACCCCTTCGCCCAAGACCTTCAAGCGTGAACTGACTGGCCTGGCCGCCGCGGCGAGGGACCTCTCCTGCGATCGCCTGACCTGTCTGACCTGGAACGAGACCTGGGAGCGGCGCATCGACCGGTGGAAAGTGAAGGCCCAACCGGTATGGCGGTGGTTGATGGAAAGCCGCGACACCGGTCCCCCTGAGGCCTGA
- a CDS encoding bifunctional riboflavin kinase/FMN adenylyltransferase — MRVVRGADAARGAFRSPAVTIGIFDGVHLGHRALLEAVRGAASRHGGASVVLTFDRHPLRLFAPKKAPPALQAPDENLALIAASGVDGAVVLPFDEALAGTSAGTFLSDVLGEALGVRAVVLGEKFRFGKGGAGDLALVRETGVRLGWETVVLPKVSVGGHVVSSTRIRTLIAGGKLEEAARMLGRPYAVTGVVEPGLHLGRSLGFPTANLRPRIPLLPPPGVYAGRVAVGVSPGVGPEGAVLSPAAPAGLAASPFHVSRAGATTGFPAGPVPGTPLAPNPAFPGEGAPWLPAVVSIGHRPTIPGVPHHKKVFEAHLPGFDGDLYGKALVVRLYRKLRDEVRFPSLDALRTRIAADVAEALRCLDDTRL, encoded by the coding sequence ATGAGGGTGGTCCGGGGGGCGGACGCCGCGAGGGGAGCCTTCCGGTCCCCCGCGGTGACCATCGGCATCTTCGACGGGGTCCACCTCGGTCACCGGGCCCTCCTCGAGGCGGTTCGCGGGGCGGCGTCCCGGCATGGCGGCGCGTCCGTGGTCCTGACCTTCGATCGTCACCCCCTCCGCCTCTTCGCCCCGAAGAAAGCCCCGCCCGCCCTGCAGGCCCCCGACGAGAACCTCGCCCTCATCGCCGCCTCGGGGGTCGACGGCGCCGTGGTCCTCCCCTTCGACGAGGCCCTCGCCGGGACGAGCGCCGGGACCTTCCTCTCGGACGTCCTCGGGGAGGCCCTGGGCGTCCGGGCCGTGGTGCTGGGGGAGAAGTTCCGTTTCGGAAAGGGCGGGGCGGGCGACCTGGCGCTGGTTCGGGAGACGGGGGTGCGGCTGGGCTGGGAGACCGTGGTCCTCCCCAAGGTGAGCGTCGGGGGGCACGTGGTGTCCAGCACCCGCATCCGGACGCTGATCGCCGGCGGCAAGCTCGAGGAGGCCGCCCGGATGCTGGGGCGCCCCTACGCCGTCACGGGCGTCGTGGAACCGGGCCTTCACCTCGGGCGTTCCCTCGGGTTCCCGACGGCCAACCTGAGGCCCCGCATCCCCCTCCTGCCGCCGCCGGGCGTCTACGCCGGGCGCGTGGCCGTCGGGGTCTCTCCCGGCGTGGGCCCGGAGGGAGCCGTCCTCTCCCCGGCCGCCCCGGCCGGTCTGGCCGCTTCGCCCTTCCACGTCAGCCGGGCCGGGGCGACGACGGGCTTTCCCGCCGGGCCCGTTCCCGGCACTCCGCTCGCGCCGAACCCGGCGTTTCCGGGGGAAGGGGCGCCGTGGCTCCCGGCGGTGGTCAGCATCGGGCACCGCCCCACCATCCCGGGCGTTCCCCACCACAAGAAGGTGTTCGAGGCCCACCTGCCCGGTTTCGACGGGGACCTCTACGGGAAGGCCCTCGTCGTCCGCCTCTACCGCAAGTTGCGCGACGAGGTCCGCTTCCCGTCTCTCGACGCCCTCCGCACCCGGATCGCCGCCGACGTCGCGGAAGCCCTCCGCTGCCTGGACGATACCCGCCTCTGA
- a CDS encoding efflux RND transporter permease subunit, whose amino-acid sequence MNIAETFIRRPVATTLLMLSLLIFGAMGYRLLPVNDLPNVDFPTISVSASLPGASPETMAAAVATPLEKQFSTIAGVDSMTSSSALGGTNITLQFSLDRDIDAAAQDVQTAIAQTLGQLPRDMPNPPTYRKVNPADQPIVFMALSSANLPLSTVDEYAQTFIAQRISMINGVAQVQVYGSQKYAVRVWVDPDAMSIKGIGIDEVVTAVQRANQNLPAGTLDGDRKSFTLMPDGQLYKAESYRPVIVAYRNGAPVRLQEIGTAVDSVENDKVAAWFRDKRAIVLAVQRQPGTNTVEVAENIRKLLPVMRKQIPPAINLEILFDRSETIRESVDDVKFTLVLTMVLVVLVIFVFLRSFTATVIPSLALPMSVVGTFAVIYAMGFSVNNLTLMALTLAVGFVVDDAIVMLENIVRHVEMGKPPMKAALDGAKEIGFTIVSMTISLAAVFIPLVFMGGIVGRLFREFALTICVAILVSGVVSLTLTPMLCSRFLHAHRERRNVLYRWSEKGFDLLLKLYEVTLRFAVRHRFATMVVSAAMLAGMVHFFGVIPKGFLPNEDNNQVMISTEAVEGISFDDMKRHQLELAAVLLKDPNVDAFMCSVGSGGPNASGNTGRFFIRLKPRKERRLTAEQFVEAVRPALNRTPGIRAFLTIPPPITIGGRWARSQYQFTLQSPDTDDLYQVSAALEKRMKELPEIQDVTSDLQLRNPQVDIDLDRDLASSLGITVQQIEETLYSAYGSRQVSTIYAPNNQYRVIVELLPEDQLDPAALAKLYVRSSSGKLVPLNAVARLNQVQGPLSVNHQGQLPAVTLSFNLKPGISLGTAVDSVTEAARKITPDTVSSSFQGTAQAFEASMQGMGMLLILSIFVIYVILGILYESFIHPVTILSGLPSAGLGALLILLLFRVELNLYGLVGMVMLIGIVKKNAIMMIDFALEAQRKQGKPPAEAIVDGCLIRFRPIMMTTMAALMGTLPIALGMGAGAESRRPLGLVVVGGLLISQVVTLYLTPVFYIYMELIKARLQRRRASDASPPDVAPDLAPGGAE is encoded by the coding sequence ATGAACATAGCCGAAACCTTCATCCGGCGGCCGGTCGCCACCACCCTTCTGATGCTCTCGCTGCTGATCTTCGGGGCGATGGGGTACCGCCTCCTCCCGGTGAACGACCTCCCCAACGTAGACTTCCCCACCATCAGCGTGAGCGCCTCCCTCCCGGGCGCCAGCCCGGAGACCATGGCCGCGGCCGTGGCCACGCCCCTGGAGAAGCAGTTCTCCACCATCGCCGGGGTGGACTCCATGACCTCGTCGAGCGCCCTGGGGGGGACCAACATCACGCTGCAGTTCAGCCTCGACCGCGACATCGACGCCGCCGCCCAGGACGTCCAGACCGCCATCGCCCAGACCCTCGGCCAGCTCCCGCGCGACATGCCCAACCCGCCCACCTACCGGAAGGTGAACCCCGCGGACCAGCCCATCGTGTTCATGGCCCTGAGTTCAGCCAACCTGCCGCTCTCCACCGTGGACGAGTACGCCCAGACCTTCATCGCCCAGCGCATCTCCATGATCAACGGCGTGGCCCAGGTCCAGGTCTACGGGTCCCAGAAGTACGCGGTCCGGGTCTGGGTGGACCCGGACGCCATGAGCATCAAGGGGATCGGGATCGACGAGGTGGTGACGGCGGTCCAGCGGGCGAACCAGAACCTCCCGGCGGGGACGCTGGACGGGGACCGGAAGTCCTTCACCCTCATGCCGGACGGCCAGCTTTACAAGGCGGAATCCTACCGGCCCGTCATCGTGGCCTACCGGAACGGCGCCCCGGTCCGCCTCCAGGAGATCGGCACCGCCGTGGACAGCGTGGAGAACGACAAGGTGGCGGCCTGGTTCCGGGACAAGCGGGCCATCGTCCTGGCGGTCCAGCGCCAGCCCGGCACCAACACCGTCGAGGTGGCGGAGAACATCCGCAAGCTCCTGCCCGTCATGCGGAAGCAGATCCCGCCCGCCATCAACCTCGAGATCCTCTTCGACCGTTCCGAAACCATCCGGGAGTCGGTGGACGACGTCAAGTTCACCCTGGTCCTGACCATGGTGCTGGTGGTCCTGGTGATCTTCGTCTTCCTCCGGAGCTTCACGGCCACCGTGATCCCGAGCCTGGCGCTCCCCATGTCGGTGGTGGGCACCTTCGCGGTGATCTACGCCATGGGGTTCAGCGTCAACAACCTCACCCTGATGGCCCTCACGCTGGCGGTGGGGTTCGTGGTGGACGACGCCATCGTCATGCTGGAGAACATCGTCCGGCACGTGGAGATGGGAAAGCCGCCCATGAAGGCCGCGCTGGACGGGGCGAAGGAGATCGGCTTCACCATCGTCTCCATGACCATCTCGCTGGCAGCCGTGTTCATCCCGCTGGTCTTCATGGGCGGCATCGTCGGACGCCTCTTCCGGGAGTTCGCCCTGACCATCTGCGTGGCCATCCTGGTGTCGGGGGTCGTCTCCCTGACCCTGACCCCCATGCTCTGCAGCCGCTTCCTGCACGCGCACCGGGAACGGCGCAACGTGCTTTACCGCTGGTCGGAAAAGGGTTTCGACCTTCTTCTGAAGCTGTACGAGGTCACCCTCCGCTTCGCCGTGCGGCACCGCTTCGCCACGATGGTCGTCTCGGCGGCCATGCTGGCGGGCATGGTGCACTTCTTCGGCGTCATCCCCAAGGGCTTTCTCCCCAACGAGGACAACAACCAGGTCATGATCTCCACGGAGGCCGTCGAGGGGATTTCCTTCGACGACATGAAGCGCCACCAGCTCGAGCTCGCCGCGGTCCTGCTGAAGGACCCCAACGTGGACGCCTTCATGTGTTCGGTGGGTTCGGGCGGTCCCAATGCGTCCGGCAACACCGGCCGTTTCTTCATTCGTCTCAAGCCCCGGAAGGAGCGCAGGCTGACGGCGGAGCAGTTCGTGGAGGCGGTCCGCCCCGCCCTCAACCGGACGCCGGGGATACGGGCCTTCCTCACCATCCCCCCGCCCATCACCATCGGGGGTCGGTGGGCCCGGAGCCAGTACCAGTTCACCCTCCAGAGCCCCGACACCGACGACCTCTACCAGGTGTCGGCCGCCCTCGAGAAACGGATGAAGGAACTCCCCGAAATTCAGGACGTCACCAGCGACCTCCAGCTCCGCAACCCGCAGGTGGACATCGACCTGGACCGCGACCTGGCCTCGAGCCTCGGCATCACCGTCCAGCAGATCGAGGAGACCCTCTACAGCGCCTACGGCTCCCGCCAGGTCTCCACCATCTACGCCCCCAACAACCAGTACCGGGTGATCGTGGAACTCCTCCCGGAAGACCAGCTCGACCCGGCTGCGCTCGCGAAGCTCTACGTGCGCTCCTCCTCCGGCAAGCTCGTCCCGCTCAACGCCGTCGCCCGGCTGAACCAGGTCCAGGGGCCCCTGTCGGTGAACCACCAGGGCCAGCTCCCGGCGGTGACCCTCTCCTTCAACCTCAAGCCCGGGATCTCCCTCGGGACCGCGGTGGACTCCGTCACGGAGGCGGCCCGGAAAATCACCCCCGACACCGTGAGTTCCTCCTTCCAGGGGACGGCCCAGGCCTTCGAGGCGTCCATGCAGGGGATGGGGATGCTGCTGATCCTGTCGATCTTCGTCATCTACGTCATCCTGGGGATCCTCTACGAGAGCTTCATCCACCCCGTGACCATCCTGTCCGGGCTCCCCTCCGCCGGGCTCGGCGCCCTCCTCATCCTGCTCCTCTTCCGGGTCGAGCTGAACCTGTACGGCCTGGTGGGGATGGTGATGCTCATCGGCATCGTGAAGAAGAACGCCATCATGATGATCGACTTCGCCCTCGAGGCGCAGCGGAAGCAGGGGAAGCCGCCCGCGGAGGCCATCGTGGACGGTTGCCTGATCCGGTTCCGGCCCATCATGATGACCACCATGGCGGCCCTGATGGGGACCCTGCCCATCGCTCTCGGGATGGGCGCCGGCGCGGAGTCCCGACGGCCCCTGGGCCTGGTGGTGGTCGGCGGGTTGCTCATCTCCCAGGTGGTCACCCTCTACCTGACGCCTGTCTTCTACATCTACATGGAACTCATCAAGGCCCGCCTGCAGCGGCGCCGGGCATCGGACGCGAGCCCGCCGGACGTCGCCCCGGACCTGGCCCCGGGAGGGGCGGAATGA
- a CDS encoding efflux RND transporter periplasmic adaptor subunit produces MKAYAVPCRLKSTLATPLGALVILLALSSCGGGGEARKGPNPAAEVVPVLAAVAGQKDVPVQIRVIGNAEAIKAVTVKTMVNGELTGVAVKDGDEVRAGQLLFTIDSRPYEASLKQAQAVLEKDLAQVRQVEATMGKNLAQIANAERDLKRYEDLLAKGAASRQQVDQARTLRDTLKASVDADAASLDLAREVVKTDRATIESIKVQLSYCTICAPMAGRAGNILVQRGNVVKSNDTSLITLNQIAPIYVSCTVPEQRIQELMAAWKAKSLRMTVVVPGDEKNPIDGEVSFLDNAVDRSTGTIKLKGTFVNADRRLWPGQYVNVALTLSERASALTVPTAAVQAGQQGTYVYRVKPDQTVESVNVTTGPEYGEDTIVESGLRPGDRVVTDGHLRLAPGRKVELRQGLNGK; encoded by the coding sequence ATGAAAGCGTACGCCGTCCCGTGCCGGTTGAAGAGCACCCTGGCGACCCCCCTGGGCGCCCTGGTGATCCTGCTGGCCCTGTCTTCCTGCGGGGGAGGCGGGGAGGCCCGGAAGGGCCCCAACCCCGCCGCCGAGGTGGTCCCGGTGCTCGCGGCCGTTGCGGGGCAGAAGGACGTCCCCGTCCAGATCCGGGTCATCGGCAACGCCGAGGCCATCAAGGCCGTCACCGTCAAGACCATGGTCAACGGGGAATTGACCGGGGTGGCGGTGAAGGACGGGGACGAGGTTCGCGCGGGGCAGTTGCTGTTCACCATCGATTCCCGGCCCTACGAGGCGTCGCTGAAGCAGGCCCAGGCCGTCCTGGAGAAGGACCTGGCCCAGGTCCGCCAGGTGGAGGCCACCATGGGCAAGAACCTCGCCCAGATCGCCAATGCCGAGCGGGACCTGAAGCGCTACGAAGACCTTCTCGCCAAGGGGGCCGCCTCCCGCCAGCAGGTGGACCAGGCCCGGACGCTCCGCGACACGCTCAAGGCCTCGGTGGACGCCGACGCGGCGTCCCTGGACCTCGCGCGCGAGGTGGTGAAGACCGACCGGGCCACCATCGAGTCCATCAAGGTGCAGCTCAGCTACTGCACGATCTGCGCCCCGATGGCCGGCCGGGCCGGCAACATCCTCGTTCAGCGCGGCAACGTGGTGAAGTCCAACGACACGTCGCTGATCACCCTCAACCAGATCGCCCCCATCTACGTTTCCTGCACGGTCCCGGAGCAGCGCATCCAGGAACTCATGGCCGCCTGGAAGGCGAAGTCTCTCCGGATGACGGTGGTGGTCCCCGGCGACGAGAAGAACCCCATCGACGGGGAGGTCAGCTTCCTCGACAACGCCGTGGACCGCAGCACGGGGACCATCAAGCTGAAGGGGACCTTCGTCAACGCCGACCGGAGGCTCTGGCCCGGCCAGTACGTGAACGTGGCCCTGACGCTTTCCGAGCGGGCCTCCGCCCTCACCGTGCCCACCGCGGCGGTCCAGGCGGGGCAGCAGGGGACCTACGTCTACCGGGTCAAGCCGGACCAGACGGTGGAGTCCGTGAACGTGACCACCGGCCCCGAGTACGGCGAGGATACCATCGTGGAGTCCGGGCTCCGGCCGGGTGACCGGGTGGTCACCGACGGCCACCTGCGGCTGGCGCCCGGGCGCAAGGTGGAGCTCCGGCAGGGCCTGAACGGGAAGTGA
- a CDS encoding 2-oxoacid:acceptor oxidoreductase family protein gives MYERYEIRLAGSGGQGLVLAGVILGEAASVYENLYAVQSQSYGPEARGGASKSEVIIGTQAVSYPKATCPDLLLALTQESYDKYAKATRKGGYIVYDSEAVEPKPETEWKQIGIPITDLARKEIGREMVVNIIALGIIQELTKVVTLDALKKAVANRVPKGTEAINHKALQVGIDAMSRHTSR, from the coding sequence ATGTACGAGCGATATGAAATCCGCCTCGCCGGGTCCGGGGGACAGGGGCTGGTCCTGGCCGGCGTGATCCTGGGGGAGGCGGCGTCCGTCTATGAGAACCTGTACGCCGTCCAGTCCCAGTCCTACGGCCCGGAGGCCCGTGGCGGCGCCAGCAAGTCCGAGGTGATCATCGGGACCCAGGCCGTCAGCTACCCCAAGGCCACCTGCCCGGACCTCCTCCTGGCGCTGACCCAGGAGTCCTACGACAAGTACGCCAAGGCCACCCGGAAGGGCGGTTACATCGTCTACGACTCCGAGGCGGTCGAACCGAAACCGGAAACCGAGTGGAAGCAGATCGGCATCCCCATCACCGACCTCGCGCGGAAGGAGATCGGCCGGGAGATGGTGGTCAACATCATTGCGCTGGGGATCATCCAGGAACTCACGAAGGTGGTCACCCTGGACGCCCTGAAAAAAGCCGTCGCCAACCGCGTGCCCAAGGGGACGGAGGCGATCAACCACAAGGCGCTCCAGGTGGGGATCGACGCCATGAGCCGGCACACGTCCCGGTGA
- a CDS encoding 2-oxoacid:ferredoxin oxidoreductase subunit beta, which translates to MPPRSFDYAHYVRSQYIPHIWCPGCGHGIVLKSILRTLDRMGIDKDNTMFVSGIGCSSRAVGYVDFNTLHTTHGRALAFATGIKLARPDMKVIAVSGDGDALAIGGNHFIHACRRNIDITLVVFNNYIYGMTGGQYSPTTPVKSFASTAPYGAVEPPFDVCSLAAGAGATYVARETAFNATSLDRFIEKAILNKGFSVVEALSQCPTYYGRKNKQRTAVDGLKWQKDVVVSVKRAREMSPEQLQGKILVGELFNAPRPEYVEQYQKVIEMAQSSNEE; encoded by the coding sequence ATGCCCCCGAGAAGCTTCGACTACGCCCATTACGTCCGTTCCCAGTACATCCCGCACATCTGGTGCCCGGGGTGCGGGCACGGCATCGTTCTCAAGTCCATCCTCCGCACCCTGGACCGGATGGGCATCGACAAGGACAACACCATGTTCGTGTCGGGGATCGGCTGCTCCTCCCGCGCGGTGGGTTACGTGGACTTCAACACCCTCCACACCACCCACGGCCGTGCCCTGGCCTTCGCCACCGGCATCAAGCTCGCCCGCCCCGACATGAAGGTGATCGCGGTCAGCGGCGACGGCGACGCCCTCGCCATCGGCGGCAACCACTTCATCCACGCCTGCCGCCGCAACATCGACATCACCCTGGTGGTGTTCAACAACTACATCTACGGCATGACGGGCGGGCAGTACTCCCCAACCACGCCGGTGAAGTCGTTCGCGTCCACCGCCCCGTACGGGGCCGTGGAGCCCCCCTTCGACGTCTGCTCGCTGGCCGCCGGCGCCGGGGCCACCTACGTCGCCCGGGAGACCGCCTTCAACGCCACGTCCCTGGACCGGTTCATCGAGAAGGCCATCCTCAACAAGGGGTTCTCGGTGGTGGAAGCCCTCAGCCAGTGCCCCACCTATTACGGGCGCAAGAACAAGCAGCGGACCGCGGTGGACGGCCTGAAGTGGCAGAAGGACGTCGTGGTCTCGGTGAAACGGGCCAGGGAGATGTCACCCGAGCAGCTCCAGGGCAAGATCCTGGTCGGCGAACTCTTCAACGCCCCCCGCCCCGAGTACGTCGAGCAGTACCAGAAAGTGATCGAGATGGCCCAGTCCTCGAACGAGGAATGA
- a CDS encoding 2-oxoacid:acceptor oxidoreductase subunit alpha, which yields MKIKESRFVSGNEACALGAMYAGCNFFAGYPISPSSEIAEYVSALLPKKGGRFIQMEDEIAAMGAIIGGSLAGAKVFTATSGPGFSLKQENLGFACMAEVPCVVVNVMRGGPSTGAPTSPAQADILQARWGTHGDHPIIVTCPTTIQEIFQETIRAFNLAERFRNPVIFLLDEINGHMREKIDIPEPGEIELWERPRPTNPVGWTTPYERNAEGVALLPDYGTGSRFHVTGLDHGLTGFPTGSPEIRQALHHALMAKIDRNRDAIWKSDRFMDEDAEVLIIAFGSTARSARRAVELLRADGVKAGLYRPITLYPLPEDEIYEVARTRRKLVVPEMNLGQFVLEVRRIVGREMPIAQVNRTDGEPITPDQIMAAVLNN from the coding sequence ATGAAGATTAAGGAATCCCGTTTCGTCTCGGGCAACGAGGCCTGTGCGCTGGGCGCCATGTACGCCGGGTGCAATTTCTTCGCCGGTTACCCCATCTCCCCCTCCTCCGAGATCGCGGAGTACGTCTCCGCCCTGCTCCCGAAGAAGGGCGGCCGTTTCATCCAGATGGAGGACGAGATCGCCGCCATGGGAGCCATCATCGGCGGCTCCCTGGCCGGCGCCAAGGTCTTCACCGCCACCAGCGGCCCGGGGTTCTCCCTCAAGCAGGAGAACCTGGGCTTCGCCTGCATGGCCGAAGTCCCCTGCGTCGTGGTGAATGTCATGCGCGGCGGGCCCTCCACCGGGGCGCCCACGTCGCCGGCGCAGGCGGACATCCTCCAGGCCCGGTGGGGGACCCACGGCGATCACCCCATCATCGTCACCTGCCCCACCACGATCCAGGAGATTTTCCAGGAAACCATCCGGGCTTTCAACCTGGCGGAACGGTTTCGCAACCCGGTGATCTTCCTCCTGGACGAGATCAACGGCCACATGCGCGAGAAGATCGACATCCCGGAGCCCGGGGAGATCGAGTTGTGGGAACGCCCGCGGCCGACGAACCCGGTGGGGTGGACGACGCCCTACGAGCGCAACGCCGAGGGGGTGGCCCTGCTGCCCGACTACGGGACCGGCAGCCGCTTCCACGTCACCGGCCTCGACCACGGCCTCACGGGCTTCCCCACGGGCAGCCCCGAGATCCGGCAGGCGCTTCACCACGCCCTCATGGCCAAGATCGACCGGAACCGGGACGCCATCTGGAAGAGCGACCGGTTCATGGACGAAGACGCGGAGGTCCTCATCATCGCGTTCGGGTCCACTGCGCGCTCCGCCCGCCGCGCCGTGGAGCTCCTCCGCGCCGACGGCGTCAAGGCCGGCCTCTACCGGCCGATCACCCTTTACCCCCTGCCCGAGGACGAGATCTACGAAGTCGCCCGGACCCGGCGCAAGCTGGTGGTCCCCGAGATGAACCTGGGACAGTTCGTCCTGGAAGTGCGGCGCATCGTGGGCCGCGAGATGCCCATCGCCCAGGTCAACCGGACCGACGGCGAGCCCATCACCCCCGACCAGATCATGGCCGCGGTGCTCAACAACTGA
- a CDS encoding 4Fe-4S dicluster domain-containing protein: MTETKEKKVHEIVIIPENCKGCGICVEFCPTHALGLKKGKVVVVALESCVGCQLCDIRCPDFAIMVDNPHAHRMIKNKPPKEVPTNED, translated from the coding sequence ATGACGGAAACCAAGGAAAAGAAAGTGCACGAGATCGTCATCATCCCGGAGAACTGCAAAGGGTGCGGGATCTGCGTGGAATTCTGCCCCACCCACGCCCTGGGCCTGAAGAAGGGGAAGGTCGTCGTGGTGGCGCTCGAGAGCTGCGTCGGCTGCCAGCTCTGCGACATCCGCTGCCCGGATTTCGCCATCATGGTGGACAACCCCCACGCTCACCGGATGATCAAGAACAAACCCCCCAAAGAGGTCCCGACCAATGAAGATTAA
- the sucD gene encoding succinate--CoA ligase subunit alpha yields MAILVDNETRVVVQGLTGREGTFHALQCRNYGTKVVAGVTPGKGGVLHEGIPVFNTVWEAVRQAGANTSLIFVPPSQAADGILEAADAGIALVVCITEGIPTRDMLQVVTFLKDRPTRLVGPNCPGVISPGQCKVGIMPAAIHSEGCVGIISRSGTLAYEAVSQVTRRGFGQSTSLGIGGDPIIGTSFTDALKLFNDDPRTEAVVMIGEIGGTAEEEAAAWVQAHGKKPVVAFIAGRTAPPGRRMGHAGAIIAGGKGTAADKMNALRKAGVTVADSPAEIGAAVESILKPRTQS; encoded by the coding sequence GTGGCGATTCTGGTGGACAACGAAACCCGCGTGGTCGTCCAGGGGTTGACGGGCCGCGAGGGGACCTTCCACGCCCTTCAGTGCCGGAACTACGGCACGAAGGTCGTCGCCGGCGTCACGCCCGGGAAGGGAGGGGTGCTTCACGAAGGGATCCCGGTGTTCAACACGGTCTGGGAAGCGGTCCGTCAGGCCGGCGCGAACACCTCGCTGATCTTCGTCCCGCCTTCGCAGGCCGCGGACGGCATCCTCGAGGCGGCCGACGCCGGGATCGCGCTGGTGGTCTGCATCACCGAGGGGATCCCGACCCGGGACATGCTCCAGGTCGTCACCTTCCTGAAAGACCGCCCGACCCGCCTCGTCGGCCCCAACTGCCCCGGCGTCATCTCCCCCGGCCAGTGCAAGGTGGGGATCATGCCGGCGGCCATCCACAGCGAGGGCTGCGTGGGGATCATCAGCCGCAGCGGCACCCTGGCCTACGAGGCCGTCAGCCAGGTGACCCGCCGGGGATTCGGCCAGTCCACGAGCCTGGGCATCGGTGGCGACCCCATCATCGGCACGAGTTTCACCGACGCGCTGAAACTCTTCAACGACGATCCCCGGACCGAAGCGGTGGTGATGATCGGCGAGATCGGCGGCACCGCGGAAGAGGAAGCGGCGGCCTGGGTCCAGGCGCACGGGAAGAAGCCCGTGGTCGCCTTCATCGCGGGGCGGACCGCCCCGCCCGGGCGCCGCATGGGTCATGCCGGCGCCATCATCGCCGGCGGCAAGGGCACGGCGGCGGACAAGATGAACGCACTCCGGAAGGCCGGGGTCACCGTGGCGGACAGCCCCGCTGAGATCGGGGCCGCCGTCGAATCCATCCTGAAACCGAGGACACAGTCATGA